In the genome of Cyclopterus lumpus isolate fCycLum1 chromosome 19, fCycLum1.pri, whole genome shotgun sequence, one region contains:
- the wfikkn2b gene encoding WAP, Kazal, immunoglobulin, Kunitz and NTR domain-containing protein 2, with protein sequence MWWMLFPRWIWFLACVSVWMEQQDGVLPDVTYSHPGICPNDMNPNLWVDAMSTCTRECESDLECESFEKCCQNVCGNRSCVAARFLDGKKGPMGMPKEASCNSFMCTQQGSECDIWDGQPVCKCRDRCEREPHFTCASDGMTYYNKCYMDAEACSKGIALAVVTCRFHLTWPNTSPPLPQETTLRPTTAPPLATVPPPTEPEKLAVVSSPAHQTVAMGDTASFLCDVSGRPRPEITWEKQQLEGVEKVAMGPNHVRGNMVVTNIGQLVIYNAQPHDSGIYTCTAQNPSGSVRADHPLTVLPTEPPKPKTPAPKNVTRCMPEECWKPPDNPEDCGSEMEKVNWYYEPKTNNCFSFTDCQVDNQQPRKVFETSEECLQCCGPELSGPCGLPNLQGPCKAYEPRWAYSSNLRQCQSFIYGGCEGNDNNFESKEACEEMCPYPKNHHCKACKPRGKMVTSFCRSDFVILGRMTELTEEKDSGHALVTVEEILRDEKMGLRFFGKEPLEVTFLNMDWNCPCPNITGVAAEGQVIIMGNVSDGMAVLHQESYVGSSSPRRVRKLREVISKNTCDILKAITNSPQ encoded by the exons ATGTGGTGGATGCTGTTTCCTCGCTGGATCTGGTTCCTGgcgtgtgtgtcagtgtggaTGGAGCAGCAGGACGGAGTTCTGCCCGATGTCACCTATTCACACCCGGGGATCTGCCCCAACGACATGAACCCCAACCTGTGGGTGGATGCCATGAGCACCTGCACACGGGAGTGTGAATCTGATCTG GAGTGCGAGTCCTTTGAGAAGTGTTGCCAGAATGTGTGTGGGAACCGGAGCTGTGTGGCGGCCCGTTTCCTGGACGGGAAGAAAGGACCCATGGGGATGCCCAAGGAAGCCTCCTGCAACAGCTTCATGTGCACCCAGCAGGGGTCCGAGTGTGACATCTGGGACGGCCAGCCGGTGTGTAAGTGCCGGGACCGCTGCGAGAGGGAGCCGCACTTCACCTGCGCGTCCGACGGCATGACCTACTACAACAAGTGCTACATGGACGCAGAGGCGTGCTCCAAGGGCATCGCCCTGGCCGTTGTCACGTGCCGCTTCCACCTCACCTGGCCCAACACCAGCCCGCCGTTGCCCCAGGAGACCACTCTTCGCCCAACCACTGCTCCTCCTCTGGCGACTGTCCCGCCTCCCACCGAGCCCGAGAAGCTCGCCGTGGTCAGCAGCCCCGCTCACCAGACTGTGGCTATGGGGGACACGGCCAGCTTCCTGTGCGACGTGTCGGGTCGCCCCCGGCCTGAGATCACCTgggagaagcagcagctggaggggGTGGAGAAGGTGGCCATGGGGCCTAATCATGTGCGGGGGAACATGGTGGTTACGAACATCGGTCAGCTGGTCATCTACAACGCCCAGCCGCACGATTCAGGCATCTACACCTGCACGGCTCAGAACCCATCTGGCTCGGTGCGGGCCGACCACCCGCTTACTGTGCTGCCCACGGAGCCACCCAAACCCAAAACCCCCGCGCCCAAGAATGTGACCCGCTGCATGCCCGAAGAGTGCTGGAAACCCCCCGATAACCCTGAGGATTGTGGGAGCGAGATGGAGAAAGTCAACTGGTACTACGAGCCCAAGACCAACAACTGCTTCTCCTTCACCGACTGCCAGGTCGACAACCAGCAGCCCAGGAAGGTCTTCGAGACTTCCGAGGAGTGTTTGCAGTGCTGTGGTCCTGAGCTCTCGGGCCCCTGCGGGCTCCCCAACCTGCAGGGGCCCTGTAAGGCCTACGAACCGCGCTGGGCTTACAGCAGCAACCTGCGGCAGTGTCAGTCCTTCATCTACGGCGGGTGTGAGGGCAACGACAACAACTTTGAATCCAAAGAAGCCTGCGAGGAGATGTGCCCCTACCCGAAGAACCACCACTGCAAGGCCTGCAAGCCGAGAGGCAAGATGGTGACGAGCTTCTGCCGGAGCGACTTCGTCATCCTGGGCCGCATGACGGAGCTCACGGAGGAGAAGGACTCGGGCCACGCCCTCGTGACCGTGGAGGAGATCCTGAGGGACGAGAAGATGGGTCTCCGGTTCTTCGGCAAGGAGCCCCTCGAGGTCACCTTCCTCAACATGGACTGGAATTGCCCGTGCCCGAACATCACGGGCGTCGCCGCCGAGGGACAGGTCATCATCATGGGCAACGTGAGCGACGGCATGGCCGTCCTTCACCAGGAGAGCTACGTGGGCTCCTCCAGCCCTCGCCGTGTACGGAAGCTGAGAGAGGTCATCTCCAAGAACACGTGTGACATTCTCAAAGCGATCACCAACAGCCCGCAGTAG